Genomic segment of Borrelia duttonii Ly:
CAATACCCCTAACTTCAAGAAGCATATCGACTAGCTTTGCATATTGCATAAAAGTAGAAAAACTCACAGTCTCTTCATTAGTGTCTAATAATTCTATTATTTCTGTATAAAGTTGGCGTATTTCATTTTGAAGTTCTTGTGTTTCTTCTTGACTTTCATGCTGTGACATAGATGCTCCCTAACTTTGCTTGATTTCCACTTGAAGAATAGTCTTCTGTGTAGCCATAAGCCCACCAAGAACAAAATCAATATAAGAATGAGCTATATCACTTGAATTGATGTCAATGTGTCTATTTCGTGTTGGCAACATATATTTACTTGGTTTAAATTTAAGTAACTTTGGATTCATTGGACAAATAACAATTTGATTTTTTAATAAATTAGATGTTTGTATAGTTACTTCATTTCTATTATTTAAAGCTTTAATAGTTTTTATTAAGAAATCTTCCCATGCAAATCCAGGAAATGATTGGGATGCATTTGCTATTGCATAAGGTTTAACCAATTTTAAGCTTGTTAATGGATCAACTAATACCATAAATGGAGAATCAAAGTAATCACCAAGTTCTAATTTTAAAAGACCAGATTTGACAGATTCAAATATTTTATCCATTTTGTCTTTATTAGCAGCTTCAACTTCTTCTTTAATTTGATCTGGCATATTAAGTAGTCCATACATATTAGGTAAAAGAAGTGTTGCTCTGTTACCATCCTTTTGCACTGATACAGTTCCCGTTAATACAAAATTAGTGATTATCTTCATAATCTCATCGTATGCTAATTTATATGCAGTACCAAAAAGCAAGTGATTATTATTAACATCTCCAATATATTCAGAATCTGTAAATTCAGGAACAGCAGAATATTTTAGATGTGGAAATTTGTATTGCAAATGCAAATAGTTAAGTTTTACTACTTCCCCAAATCCTTTTGTTGTAATAGTATTATAATTATTTACAACATTTGTTGGATTTTCGTTTATAAATGCATCCCATTCTACTGTTTTGAAACCCACCTTATAAGGAATTTCTTCAATTTGTTCTGAAGTAAACCAATCATAAAATTTTGGTAATTCTACTTCTTTTTTTGCTTGAATCATTTCTTGTTCATAATAATCTTCTTCATATAATTTCATTTTAAACCTCCGTCATTTAATTATTAGACACTATTGCCAACAAATTTGAT
This window contains:
- a CDS encoding DUF3890 domain-containing protein, whose amino-acid sequence is MSQHESQEETQELQNEIRQLYTEIIELLDTNEETVSFSTFMQYAKLVDMLLEVRGIDVEMLTASHIKLFMYYYTGCRLKKSGNYR